A single genomic interval of Alcaligenes sp. SDU_A2 harbors:
- a CDS encoding Ig-like domain-containing protein, which translates to MVATADHQAEPDQNRQAAAAQPNENPAPNEQTPALRAFGAPQSNPVINNQAPPLLEVAEHSPLNKPDADTVRLDWLSVSGVGATDPVTVTVSIDKPALGTLNGDSASVSFTGTQADANAWLQNLRFQSAQNHEIGTDAVSAMITVRVDAGGKSDTATLQVNINPTNAPVQFQDGQGQPTDTVTSNVVEGSITTLNATLLNAVDREVNAGAQSPEQIIYRIQAESQHGYLILTGDAASLTGKRLGEGSIFTHQDVLDGKIKYVHTAKGDAQNLSDTFKLSANDGATPQADSASLTVNLNIIPVNQPVVITGRDAVAREGQPWNAQDIASVGSSITATHGGDPNDPMFITINSLPARGELYFNGQKVVAGQRINYADRALLTYQADAGEPGSQNVTFSITIEDSGGGAGEAAISRATSDVNIAVRPINDDPSLTVNAGSQPVGAPSVVDQAGQTDGNYTLTLDQNLLAFADSDTAPGLITYVVTQLPEHGALVLTVDGSRIRLGVGATFTQDDINAGRVQFVQTSAAAANTPPDWTDSFRFNVVDNTVSVFWDENGQPYTRPGGSYDGPGANATLTEHRFHIGLNTDMGKGTTDAIDGVTPDIDKNIGHSGKDLANVGSSTVPEGGTVEIRNDTLLHTATVTLPGGKTFDIPPKDIIYTILGLGFGADAALREQWGNGWNGMLMRDGVPLDQYDTFTQDDINQGRITFKHDGSENFLARLNLQVSAPGYGTGLVTDAPFTYDIYITPVNDAPEIGGSKHVVIKEGTQDKVIDLGIVGFSDADDANSGSKFEGQTFDGALDPNDPNKNMAVNHDAKRPLHYIITRLPVNGFLTYTDEHNVTRQVTQQDIDNKTVFKVHADGSSGLKYSHDGKENTADSFDIKTIDNRGAESGLARVNIEIVGTNDGPRIPGPGQLGSGGTTDYNDGNNQASTPAGDNQGRNKPVTVDEGGSIQIGSGNLHAYDPDSSARQVQYTITEKPAQGRLYYKGADGSITYLDVGSSFTQDDVNNGRIHYAHMGREVPANQSGPIDRFVFTLADGAKELPGTEFHIYSRPTNDAPTVSLPGGPIRVTDANNPTPVPGISVGDKDLNDGGQLVEDFVQVVVRLQDSNGTPITDYTGVTLALRAGSSLIVAGRDGNGTYLVLQGKLADVNNALSTLSVKFDGDQNKAYKLEIIADDRLRNEQGQLTGKANGGDRNQPGTPTLPPKPIDDQKYDWASATVPTGSENISSRTVDLWASRHNNPSTITLPPAPTEVYEDVGYEFSAEKDRIVITDVESTTFGSEMRLTLEAGNGTLSFKNTSGARLISDSNGKYVFQGSHAQLQAMLDAGVTFKGQANYHGPASLTVSVQEDNTQLADSASANVVSESIAFTVIPVNDKPGITIGGKVDLGGNGFVGLNIGGIADTSDIQGTANNTNLQVRVVVRFTDAHGTVVTSHDGQDIQFRLGTDDSTVENGFVELFGTIEQINAKLASLQAKFSGDANATYKLQVIVDDRNHQVDPGTNTGTLTGGANGGLVNPDSNSPNGVSTVDSSRTWQATDSTLPGLFNIHQATKDINVSGTNDKPTIVGNGPITVTEDTATLVKDTNGQFLQIADTDDFGSQFTVELSATQGTLSFANVTGSLPQTKDGVQIAKVGDTYKLVGNKTNINALLKNLQFQANADLHTDPAKPNGLGASISMKVTDTALPGSGTAGVEQQSFEVRVSSQNDRPTISKDVSLDSVAEDTTSTPKTIKDLDFGYSDARDDQSAANGGNTSTDFSYIAIVGSDGYDASQGQWQIQDGGSWITIPTAGLGNNTALIFNSSAQIRFVPAANFHGEPGKLIIRAGDGSSTMDTSNSANARHQLGLGPTTSWSNETHKIGITVTSVNDAPVAQPDTNTVLPGATTDTANVLTGKNGQGIDSDVDGDTLTVTGVVIGEATDIDTVTGNVGTPLTGTYGTLTLNPDGTYTYTANNDDTLRALKAGEKVEDVFSYAISDGNGGVDYTTLTITINGQNDAPDTVGTLPDKTGVDASAIVDIPTAGGFKDVDPGDTLTYSATGLPSGLTIDTATGIISGTPDKDASQGGTDGVYTITVTANDGKGGTVDQTFKITITNPGPGAVADTNTVNAGQSTGIENVITGKGGAGIDTDPDGDALTVTGVITGTDINAVTGTVGSGNVGSALTGTYGTLTLNPDGTYTYVADQQAATALGKGQTGTDIFTYAIGDGEGGTAYTTLTITINGQNEAPVVSQPLPPSSGVDNTPITPIPTAPGFTDVDTGDTLTYTATDLPPGLTIDPNTGIISGTPDKDASQGKTPGNPDGTYTVTVTVTDQEGEQVSQTITITITNPPPVATADTNAVTAGSSVGANVITGKGGAGIDTDPDGDALTVTGVITGTDINAVTGNVGSALTGTYGTLTLNPDGTYTYIADQAAAKALLEGQSGTETFTYAISDGEGGTAYTTLTITVSRPNDAPIVVAPLPPREGVDNSPITPIDTSTGFTDVNTNDTLTYTATDLPPGLVMDPNTGIISGTPDKDASQGKTPGNPDGVYTVTVTVNDGKGGTTSQTVQITIANPPPVAQPDRGSVQADATLTVGSSQGVIQSNDSDPDGDPLKVIGVVTGQAGSTDAVGTGNVGSALTGTYGTLVLNPDGSYTYVADQQASKTLRAGETVRDVFTYAISDGNGGTAYATLTIEVTGISRAEPLPPLPVPPATRDVQPATDFNRPLDSILRDQRMLTDPPSVWFPDDIGHPVVNLGIPLHPIVYVETAVEAGQLERETQDALARIGARTLNDLGDSQLSDNHAGLGMDPTIYVRHPVAQSQAERHVHELMVRNQPVQTGLHGHPPVLDNVYDATLANNVPVQGDANAPATPWQTSTPRPGTAAGASSFARQLQEHAISNPVEQNLAALATDATSPNQSN; encoded by the coding sequence ATGGTCGCCACCGCCGATCACCAGGCCGAGCCGGATCAGAACCGCCAGGCCGCAGCCGCGCAGCCCAATGAAAATCCGGCCCCTAACGAGCAGACTCCAGCGCTGCGGGCCTTTGGCGCGCCGCAGTCCAACCCTGTCATTAACAATCAAGCACCGCCACTGCTGGAGGTTGCCGAGCACAGCCCGCTGAATAAACCCGATGCGGACACGGTTCGCCTCGATTGGCTGTCCGTTTCCGGTGTGGGGGCAACAGACCCGGTAACCGTCACGGTCAGCATCGACAAGCCCGCCTTGGGCACGCTCAATGGAGACAGCGCATCGGTCAGCTTTACCGGCACGCAAGCCGACGCCAACGCCTGGCTGCAAAACTTGCGCTTCCAGTCCGCACAAAACCATGAGATCGGCACCGATGCGGTCTCTGCCATGATTACCGTGCGCGTGGACGCCGGCGGCAAGTCGGACACCGCCACGCTTCAGGTCAACATCAACCCGACCAACGCGCCGGTGCAGTTCCAAGACGGCCAAGGCCAGCCCACCGACACCGTCACCAGCAACGTGGTCGAAGGCAGTATCACCACGCTGAATGCCACCTTGCTCAATGCCGTTGACCGCGAAGTCAACGCAGGGGCGCAGTCGCCCGAGCAAATCATTTACCGCATCCAGGCCGAAAGCCAGCACGGCTATCTGATCCTGACCGGCGACGCCGCCTCCCTGACCGGCAAGCGCCTGGGCGAAGGCTCCATCTTCACGCACCAGGACGTGCTGGACGGCAAGATCAAATATGTCCACACCGCCAAGGGCGATGCGCAGAACCTGTCCGACACCTTCAAGCTGAGCGCCAACGACGGCGCCACGCCGCAGGCCGATTCGGCCTCGTTGACGGTCAATCTGAACATCATTCCAGTCAACCAGCCTGTCGTGATCACGGGCCGGGATGCAGTAGCCCGGGAAGGCCAGCCCTGGAATGCCCAGGATATTGCGTCGGTCGGCAGCAGCATCACAGCCACCCACGGCGGCGACCCGAATGACCCGATGTTCATCACGATCAACTCCTTGCCGGCCAGGGGCGAACTGTATTTCAATGGCCAAAAGGTCGTTGCCGGCCAGCGCATCAACTATGCGGACCGCGCTCTGCTGACCTACCAGGCCGACGCGGGCGAGCCAGGCAGCCAGAACGTGACGTTCTCGATCACCATCGAAGACTCGGGCGGCGGGGCCGGCGAAGCCGCGATCAGCAGGGCCACCAGCGATGTCAACATCGCCGTGCGTCCCATCAACGACGACCCTAGCCTGACGGTCAATGCCGGCTCCCAGCCTGTGGGTGCCCCCTCGGTCGTGGACCAGGCAGGCCAGACCGATGGCAATTACACCCTGACCCTGGACCAGAACCTGCTGGCCTTTGCCGACAGCGACACAGCCCCTGGCCTGATTACCTATGTCGTCACCCAACTGCCCGAGCACGGCGCACTGGTGCTGACCGTGGACGGGTCGCGTATCCGTCTGGGCGTAGGCGCAACCTTCACCCAGGACGACATCAATGCCGGACGCGTGCAGTTCGTCCAGACCTCCGCCGCCGCCGCAAACACGCCACCCGACTGGACCGACTCCTTCCGCTTCAATGTGGTGGACAACACCGTCTCGGTTTTTTGGGATGAAAACGGCCAGCCTTATACCCGTCCCGGCGGCAGCTATGACGGTCCCGGTGCCAATGCCACCCTGACGGAACACCGCTTTCATATCGGACTGAACACCGATATGGGCAAGGGGACGACGGATGCCATTGACGGCGTGACCCCCGACATTGACAAGAACATCGGCCATAGCGGCAAAGACCTGGCTAACGTAGGCAGCTCTACCGTACCCGAAGGCGGAACGGTCGAGATCCGCAACGACACCCTATTGCATACCGCTACGGTCACGCTGCCCGGCGGAAAGACCTTTGACATTCCCCCCAAGGACATCATCTACACGATTCTGGGCCTGGGCTTTGGCGCAGACGCCGCCTTGCGCGAACAGTGGGGCAATGGCTGGAACGGAATGCTGATGCGCGACGGCGTTCCCCTGGATCAATACGACACCTTCACCCAGGACGACATCAACCAGGGTCGGATCACCTTCAAGCACGACGGTTCCGAGAACTTCTTGGCACGCCTGAATCTGCAAGTCTCGGCCCCCGGCTACGGCACGGGTCTGGTGACCGATGCACCCTTTACTTACGACATCTACATCACCCCGGTCAATGACGCCCCTGAAATCGGCGGCAGCAAGCACGTGGTGATCAAGGAAGGCACGCAGGATAAAGTGATTGATCTGGGCATCGTCGGCTTTTCCGATGCGGACGACGCCAACAGCGGCTCCAAGTTCGAAGGCCAAACCTTTGACGGCGCGCTGGACCCGAACGACCCCAACAAGAACATGGCGGTGAACCACGACGCAAAGCGGCCACTGCATTACATCATTACGCGCCTGCCGGTAAACGGCTTCCTGACCTATACCGATGAGCACAACGTCACCCGTCAGGTAACCCAGCAAGACATCGATAACAAGACCGTTTTCAAAGTCCATGCCGATGGCAGCAGCGGCCTGAAGTACAGCCATGACGGCAAAGAAAACACCGCCGATTCTTTCGATATCAAGACCATCGACAATCGTGGTGCCGAAAGCGGCCTGGCCAGGGTCAACATCGAAATCGTGGGCACCAATGACGGCCCCCGCATTCCCGGCCCCGGCCAGCTCGGCTCCGGTGGCACAACCGACTACAACGACGGCAACAATCAGGCCAGCACTCCCGCCGGCGACAACCAGGGGCGCAACAAGCCTGTGACCGTGGACGAGGGCGGCTCCATCCAGATCGGATCAGGCAATCTGCACGCCTACGACCCGGACTCGTCGGCCCGCCAGGTGCAATACACCATTACCGAAAAACCCGCCCAGGGCCGCCTGTATTACAAAGGTGCCGATGGTTCGATCACCTACCTGGACGTAGGTTCGTCGTTTACCCAGGACGACGTGAACAATGGTCGCATTCACTACGCACACATGGGCCGTGAAGTACCGGCCAACCAAAGCGGACCGATAGACCGTTTCGTCTTTACCCTGGCCGACGGTGCTAAAGAGCTGCCGGGCACGGAATTTCACATCTATTCCCGCCCGACCAACGATGCCCCGACCGTCTCCCTGCCGGGCGGCCCCATCCGCGTCACCGACGCCAACAACCCAACGCCTGTGCCCGGCATATCCGTCGGCGACAAAGATCTGAACGACGGCGGCCAGTTGGTGGAAGACTTCGTGCAGGTCGTGGTACGTCTGCAAGACAGCAACGGCACACCCATTACCGACTACACAGGCGTGACCCTTGCGCTGCGCGCGGGCTCGTCGCTGATCGTAGCAGGCAGGGACGGCAATGGCACCTATCTGGTGCTGCAAGGCAAGCTGGCCGATGTCAACAATGCCCTGTCGACCCTGAGCGTCAAATTCGACGGCGACCAGAACAAGGCGTACAAGCTGGAAATCATCGCCGATGACCGCCTGCGCAACGAGCAGGGCCAATTGACCGGCAAGGCCAACGGCGGCGACAGAAATCAACCCGGCACGCCTACCCTGCCGCCCAAGCCCATCGACGACCAAAAGTACGACTGGGCTTCCGCCACAGTTCCAACCGGGTCGGAGAACATCAGCTCCCGCACCGTGGACTTGTGGGCCAGCCGGCACAACAACCCCTCCACCATCACCCTGCCGCCGGCTCCGACCGAGGTATACGAGGATGTGGGCTACGAGTTCAGCGCCGAGAAGGACCGCATTGTCATTACCGATGTCGAGTCCACGACCTTCGGCAGCGAAATGCGCCTGACTCTGGAAGCAGGCAATGGCACCCTCAGCTTCAAGAACACCAGCGGCGCAAGGCTGATTTCGGACAGCAACGGCAAGTATGTGTTCCAGGGTTCCCACGCACAGTTGCAAGCCATGCTGGATGCCGGTGTTACCTTCAAGGGCCAGGCCAACTACCACGGCCCGGCCAGCCTTACCGTCAGCGTCCAGGAGGACAATACACAGTTGGCGGACTCGGCCAGCGCCAATGTCGTCAGCGAATCCATCGCCTTTACGGTTATCCCCGTCAACGACAAACCCGGCATCACGATCGGCGGCAAGGTCGATCTGGGCGGCAACGGTTTCGTGGGTCTGAACATCGGCGGCATTGCGGACACGAGCGACATCCAGGGAACGGCCAACAATACCAATCTGCAGGTCCGCGTCGTCGTCCGCTTTACGGATGCGCACGGCACAGTCGTCACCTCCCACGACGGCCAGGACATCCAGTTCCGTCTGGGCACAGACGACAGCACGGTCGAGAACGGCTTCGTGGAGCTGTTCGGCACGATTGAGCAAATCAATGCCAAACTGGCCTCCTTGCAGGCCAAGTTCTCCGGCGATGCCAACGCGACCTATAAGTTGCAGGTCATCGTGGATGACCGCAACCACCAGGTCGATCCCGGCACCAATACCGGCACGCTGACCGGCGGAGCCAACGGCGGCCTGGTCAACCCAGACAGCAATTCGCCCAACGGCGTCAGCACTGTGGACAGCAGCCGCACCTGGCAAGCCACAGACAGCACACTGCCCGGCCTGTTCAACATCCATCAGGCCACCAAAGACATCAACGTCTCGGGCACCAACGACAAACCCACCATCGTGGGAAATGGCCCGATCACGGTGACCGAAGACACGGCAACGCTGGTCAAAGACACGAACGGCCAGTTCTTGCAGATTGCCGACACAGACGATTTCGGCAGCCAGTTTACGGTCGAGCTGAGCGCCACCCAAGGCACGCTGAGCTTTGCCAATGTCACCGGCAGCCTGCCCCAGACCAAGGACGGCGTCCAGATCGCCAAGGTCGGCGACACCTACAAACTGGTCGGCAACAAGACCAATATCAATGCCTTGTTGAAAAACCTGCAATTCCAGGCCAATGCCGATCTGCACACCGATCCTGCCAAGCCGAACGGCCTGGGCGCGTCGATCAGCATGAAGGTGACCGATACTGCCCTGCCCGGCAGCGGCACCGCAGGGGTCGAGCAGCAAAGCTTCGAGGTGCGCGTCTCGTCCCAGAACGACCGGCCCACCATCAGCAAAGATGTCAGCCTGGACTCCGTGGCTGAAGATACGACGTCCACCCCTAAGACTATCAAGGATCTGGATTTCGGCTACTCGGATGCGCGCGACGACCAGAGCGCGGCCAATGGCGGCAACACAAGCACGGACTTCAGCTACATCGCCATCGTCGGCTCGGACGGCTACGATGCAAGCCAGGGACAATGGCAGATCCAGGACGGCGGCAGTTGGATCACCATTCCTACTGCCGGCCTGGGCAACAACACGGCCCTGATCTTTAACAGCTCGGCGCAGATCCGTTTCGTACCCGCCGCCAATTTCCATGGCGAACCCGGCAAGCTGATCATCCGTGCCGGCGACGGCAGCTCTACCATGGACACTAGCAACAGTGCCAACGCCAGGCACCAGTTAGGGCTCGGACCGACCACGTCATGGTCCAACGAAACACATAAAATCGGCATTACGGTTACCAGCGTCAACGACGCACCCGTCGCGCAACCCGACACCAACACGGTACTGCCGGGCGCGACGACCGACACTGCCAATGTACTGACCGGCAAAAACGGCCAGGGCATCGACTCCGACGTGGACGGCGATACACTGACCGTGACCGGCGTGGTCATCGGCGAGGCCACTGATATCGACACGGTTACAGGCAATGTAGGCACACCCCTGACCGGCACCTACGGCACCCTGACCCTGAACCCCGACGGCACCTATACGTACACCGCCAACAACGACGACACACTACGTGCGTTGAAAGCCGGTGAAAAAGTGGAGGACGTATTTTCCTACGCTATTTCCGACGGCAATGGCGGCGTGGACTACACCACCCTGACCATTACCATCAACGGCCAGAACGATGCGCCCGACACAGTCGGTACCCTGCCCGACAAAACCGGTGTGGACGCCTCCGCGATTGTGGACATTCCCACGGCGGGTGGTTTCAAAGACGTCGACCCCGGCGACACGCTGACTTATAGTGCTACCGGCCTGCCATCCGGCCTGACTATCGATACGGCAACCGGCATCATCTCCGGCACGCCGGACAAGGACGCCAGCCAGGGCGGGACCGACGGCGTATACACCATTACCGTTACTGCGAACGATGGTAAAGGCGGCACCGTCGATCAAACGTTCAAGATCACCATCACCAACCCCGGGCCAGGGGCGGTGGCGGACACCAACACCGTCAATGCCGGCCAATCCACAGGCATCGAAAACGTCATTACCGGCAAGGGCGGCGCAGGCATCGACACCGATCCGGACGGCGATGCGCTGACCGTGACCGGCGTGATCACCGGCACCGATATCAACGCAGTAACCGGCACTGTAGGCTCTGGCAATGTGGGTTCGGCCCTGACCGGCACCTACGGCACCCTGACTCTGAACCCCGACGGCACCTATACCTACGTGGCCGACCAGCAGGCCGCCACGGCCCTGGGTAAAGGCCAGACCGGCACCGATATCTTTACCTACGCCATTGGCGATGGCGAAGGCGGCACCGCCTACACCACCCTGACCATTACCATCAACGGTCAGAACGAAGCGCCTGTAGTCAGCCAGCCACTGCCACCGTCCAGCGGCGTGGATAACACGCCTATTACCCCCATCCCCACCGCCCCAGGCTTTACGGATGTGGATACCGGCGACACACTGACCTACACCGCCACCGACCTGCCACCGGGCCTGACCATTGACCCGAACACCGGCATCATCTCCGGCACGCCGGACAAGGACGCCAGCCAGGGCAAGACCCCAGGCAATCCGGACGGCACCTATACCGTCACCGTCACCGTGACCGACCAGGAAGGCGAACAGGTCAGCCAGACCATCACGATCACCATCACCAACCCGCCACCCGTGGCCACTGCCGATACCAATGCTGTCACGGCAGGCAGTTCCGTGGGTGCCAACGTCATTACCGGCAAGGGCGGCGCAGGCATCGACACCGATCCGGACGGCGATGCGCTGACCGTGACCGGCGTGATCACCGGCACCGATATCAATGCAGTAACCGGCAATGTGGGTTCGGCCCTGACCGGCACTTACGGCACCCTGACCCTGAACCCCGACGGCACCTATACCTACATTGCCGATCAGGCTGCGGCCAAAGCCTTGCTGGAAGGCCAGAGCGGCACGGAAACCTTTACCTATGCCATCAGCGACGGCGAAGGCGGCACCGCCTACACCACGCTGACCATCACCGTCTCCCGCCCCAACGATGCCCCGATCGTGGTCGCCCCACTGCCTCCCCGCGAGGGCGTGGACAATTCGCCCATTACGCCGATCGATACATCCACCGGCTTTACGGACGTCAATACAAACGACACTCTGACCTACACGGCCACCGACCTGCCTCCCGGCCTGGTCATGGACCCGAACACCGGCATCATCTCCGGTACACCGGACAAGGACGCCAGCCAGGGCAAGACCCCAGGTAACCCCGATGGCGTCTACACCGTCACGGTGACCGTCAACGACGGCAAGGGCGGCACGACCAGCCAGACCGTCCAGATCACCATCGCCAACCCGCCCCCCGTCGCCCAGCCGGATCGTGGTTCGGTCCAGGCCGACGCCACCCTGACGGTGGGTTCGAGCCAGGGCGTGATCCAAAGCAACGACTCCGATCCCGACGGCGACCCTCTGAAAGTCATTGGCGTGGTCACCGGCCAGGCTGGCTCGACCGACGCGGTAGGCACCGGCAATGTGGGTTCGGCCCTGACTGGCACCTACGGCACACTGGTGCTGAACCCCGATGGCTCCTACACCTACGTGGCCGACCAGCAAGCCTCCAAGACGCTGCGCGCCGGTGAAACCGTCCGCGATGTCTTTACCTACGCCATCAGCGACGGCAACGGCGGCACTGCCTATGCCACGCTGACCATCGAGGTCACCGGCATCTCGCGCGCCGAACCGCTGCCGCCACTGCCGGTTCCGCCTGCAACGCGGGATGTGCAACCGGCTACGGACTTCAACCGTCCTTTGGACAGCATCCTGCGCGATCAACGCATGCTGACCGACCCGCCCAGCGTATGGTTCCCGGACGATATCGGCCACCCTGTGGTCAATCTGGGCATCCCATTGCACCCCATCGTGTATGTGGAAACGGCCGTCGAGGCCGGGCAACTGGAACGCGAAACACAGGACGCCCTGGCCCGCATCGGTGCTCGTACGCTCAACGACCTGGGCGACTCCCAACTGTCGGACAACCATGCCGGCTTGGGCATGGACCCCACGATCTACGTACGCCATCCAGTGGCTCAGTCTCAAGCCGAGCGCCATGTCCACGAGCTGATGGTCCGTAACCAGCCCGTACAAACCGGCCTGCACGGCCATCCGCCGGTGCTGGACAACGTCTACGACGCGACACTGGCAAACAACGTGCCGGTGCAGGGCGATGCCAACGCACCGGCCACACCCTGGCAGACATCCACACCACGGCCGGGCACGGCCGCCGGCGCAAGCTCGTTCGCGCGCCAGTTGCAAGAACATGCCATTTCGAATCCCGTCGAGCAGAACCTGGCCGCACTGGCCACGGACGCGACATCCCCTAATCAATCTAACTAA
- a CDS encoding helix-turn-helix domain-containing protein: protein MTIVIRLDVVLALRKMKARQLAQEIGISEQNLSLLKSGKVKGIRFETLEKLCRVLECQPGDLLEYLPDADDTSTH, encoded by the coding sequence ATGACCATCGTAATCCGCCTGGACGTCGTTCTTGCTCTGCGCAAAATGAAAGCCCGCCAACTGGCCCAGGAAATCGGCATTTCCGAACAGAATCTATCCTTGCTCAAGTCCGGCAAGGTCAAGGGCATACGCTTTGAAACACTAGAAAAACTATGCCGGGTTCTGGAATGCCAGCCTGGCGATCTGCTGGAATACCTGCCTGACGCTGACGATACATCCACCCACTAA
- a CDS encoding DUF2975 domain-containing protein translates to MAFWNLHMPCPSPPPEWPPTACLTGSSQQTITHVATWARWFFLLISILLGMGSIGLWLPSSEFLPDLTTYLDLPAEQAHWLNTSPLYRLVGFVITLVPALLLIRSINHARHMLDSFRHGHVLTLLNAMRLRSIASLVTGFGITFPLSKTLTALALTATNPPERQIHIIILNLSDIMLLSLGMFMWVLSWVMVEAARVGEENSRFV, encoded by the coding sequence ATGGCTTTCTGGAACCTGCATATGCCCTGCCCCTCACCCCCTCCCGAGTGGCCCCCCACTGCCTGCCTGACAGGCAGCTCACAGCAAACCATTACACACGTTGCGACCTGGGCGCGCTGGTTTTTCCTGCTGATCAGCATCCTTCTGGGCATGGGCAGCATTGGCTTGTGGCTGCCAAGCAGCGAGTTTCTGCCAGATCTGACAACCTATCTGGACTTGCCCGCAGAACAGGCCCACTGGCTAAATACCTCTCCCCTGTACAGATTGGTGGGTTTTGTCATCACACTGGTGCCCGCCCTGCTGCTGATCCGCAGCATCAACCACGCCAGGCACATGCTCGACAGCTTCCGGCACGGTCATGTGCTGACGCTGCTCAATGCCATGCGCCTGCGCAGCATTGCCAGTCTGGTCACCGGCTTTGGCATTACCTTTCCCCTTTCCAAAACCTTGACCGCCCTTGCCCTGACTGCCACCAACCCACCCGAGCGCCAAATCCATATCATCATCCTGAACCTGAGCGACATCATGCTCCTGAGCCTGGGTATGTTTATGTGGGTGCTGTCCTGGGTCATGGTGGAAGCGGCCCGGGTCGGCGAAGAAAACAGCCGTTTTGTCTGA